The following are from one region of the Achromobacter xylosoxidans genome:
- the cfa gene encoding cyclopropane fatty acyl phospholipid synthase → MQQSSPSSPLAATGHQSASSPPPEPPKVLQDILARADVRINGNRPWDIQVHDKHMYDRVFASWSLGLGESYMDGEWDCDQLDELFTRLLRADMGSAALGLARVKLIAEHLRHKLFNLQSKHRAFEVGEQHYDAGNDVFEAMLDSRMIYSCAYWENAQTLEEAQLAKLEMICRKLQLREGETLLDIGCGWGGLARFAAERYGVKVTGVTVSKEQLALAQERVKGLPVQLLLQDYRDLQGSFDKVVSVGMFEHVGPKNYDTYFSNVQRLMAPDGVFLLHTIGIAATSQSTDPWIDRYVFPNGKLPSAREIATAVESRFIIEDWHNFGADYDRTLMAWWDNFERAWPGLESRYGNRFYRMWKYYLMCCAGFFRSREGQLWQVMLTHPQRQEMYRSLR, encoded by the coding sequence ATGCAGCAGAGCAGTCCTTCCTCGCCGCTGGCCGCCACCGGCCATCAATCCGCCAGTTCCCCTCCCCCCGAACCTCCCAAAGTGCTCCAGGACATCCTGGCCCGGGCCGACGTCCGCATCAACGGCAACCGCCCCTGGGACATCCAGGTTCATGACAAACATATGTACGACCGCGTCTTCGCCAGTTGGTCGCTGGGCCTGGGCGAATCCTACATGGACGGCGAATGGGACTGCGACCAGCTCGACGAACTGTTCACCCGCCTGCTGCGCGCGGACATGGGGTCGGCGGCGCTGGGCCTGGCGCGCGTCAAGCTGATCGCCGAACACCTGCGCCACAAGCTGTTCAACCTGCAGTCCAAGCACCGCGCGTTCGAGGTCGGCGAACAGCACTACGATGCGGGCAACGACGTGTTCGAGGCCATGCTGGACAGCCGCATGATCTATTCCTGCGCCTACTGGGAAAACGCCCAGACGCTGGAAGAGGCGCAGCTGGCCAAGCTGGAGATGATCTGCCGCAAGCTGCAGCTGCGCGAAGGCGAAACGCTGCTGGATATCGGCTGCGGCTGGGGCGGGCTGGCGCGCTTCGCCGCCGAACGCTACGGCGTCAAGGTCACGGGCGTGACCGTGTCCAAGGAACAGTTGGCGCTGGCGCAGGAACGGGTCAAGGGCCTGCCGGTGCAACTGCTGCTGCAGGACTACCGCGACCTGCAGGGCAGCTTCGACAAGGTGGTGTCGGTAGGCATGTTCGAGCACGTCGGCCCCAAGAACTACGACACCTACTTCAGCAACGTGCAGCGCCTGATGGCGCCGGACGGCGTGTTCCTGCTGCACACCATCGGCATCGCCGCCACCAGCCAGAGCACCGACCCCTGGATCGACCGCTACGTGTTTCCCAACGGCAAGCTGCCATCGGCCCGGGAGATCGCCACCGCCGTGGAAAGCCGCTTCATCATTGAAGACTGGCATAACTTCGGCGCGGATTACGACCGCACCCTGATGGCCTGGTGGGACAACTTCGAGCGCGCCTGGCCCGGCCTGGAATCGCGTTATGGCAACCGCTTCTACCGCATGTGGAAGTACTACCTGATGTGCTGCGCGGGCTTCTTCCGCTCGCGCGAGGGCCAGCTCTGGCAAGTGATGCTGACCCACCCGCAACGCCAGGAGATGTACCGCTCGCTGCGCTGA
- a CDS encoding DctP family TRAP transporter solute-binding subunit, giving the protein MKFRNLIGAALCAAAVVGMAPAHAQNYKPEYKLSIVVGTTFPWGQGAEIWSNLVRERTQGRINIKVYPGTSLVQGDQTREFTAIRQGVIDMAVGSTINWSPQVKQLNLFSLPFLMPDYAAIDALVQGDVGKEMFKLIEKAGVVPLAWGENGYRQLSNSKHEIKKPEDMKGLKLRVVGSPLYIDTFTALGANPTQMSWADAQPALASGAVDGQENPLSIYTGSKLYTVGQKYLTLWNYVADPLIFVVNREVWNSWSEKDRDIVRQAALDAGKQQIVIARKGVTPEDPSLLKEIAGHGVTVTSLSQADHEAFVKVTKPVYDKWKKQIGEDLVNLAEKSIANRKK; this is encoded by the coding sequence ATGAAATTCCGCAACCTGATCGGAGCGGCCCTGTGCGCGGCGGCCGTCGTCGGCATGGCGCCTGCGCATGCGCAGAACTACAAGCCCGAATACAAGCTCTCCATCGTGGTCGGCACCACCTTCCCGTGGGGCCAGGGCGCTGAAATCTGGTCGAACCTGGTGCGCGAGCGCACGCAGGGCCGCATCAACATCAAGGTCTATCCCGGCACCTCGCTGGTCCAGGGCGACCAGACGCGCGAATTCACCGCCATCCGCCAGGGCGTGATCGACATGGCCGTGGGCTCCACCATCAACTGGTCGCCGCAGGTCAAGCAGCTGAACCTGTTCTCCCTGCCCTTCCTGATGCCCGACTACGCCGCCATCGATGCGCTGGTGCAGGGCGACGTGGGCAAGGAAATGTTCAAGCTCATCGAGAAGGCCGGCGTGGTGCCGCTGGCCTGGGGCGAGAACGGCTACCGCCAGCTGAGCAATTCCAAGCACGAGATCAAGAAGCCCGAGGACATGAAGGGCCTGAAGCTGCGCGTGGTGGGCTCGCCGCTGTACATCGACACCTTCACCGCGCTGGGCGCCAACCCCACGCAGATGAGCTGGGCCGATGCCCAGCCGGCGCTGGCCAGCGGCGCGGTGGACGGCCAGGAAAATCCCCTGTCGATCTACACCGGCTCCAAGCTCTACACCGTGGGCCAGAAATACCTGACGCTGTGGAACTACGTGGCCGATCCGCTGATCTTCGTGGTCAACCGCGAGGTCTGGAATTCCTGGTCCGAAAAGGACCGCGACATCGTGCGCCAGGCCGCGCTGGACGCCGGCAAGCAGCAGATCGTGATCGCGCGCAAGGGCGTGACGCCTGAAGACCCGTCGCTGCTGAAGGAGATCGCGGGCCACGGCGTGACCGTGACCTCGCTGTCGCAGGCGGACCACGAGGCCTTCGTCAAGGTGACCAAGCCCGTCTATGACAAGTGGAAGAAGCAGATCGGCGAAGACCTGGTGAACCTGGCTGAAAAGTCGATCGCCAATCGCAAGAAGTAG
- a CDS encoding TRAP transporter small permease, translating into MSRPEAPAEPVEPIIPTESDPAVKVPLAIEDWLAVILLATLAIITFLNVLVRYFTDQSFAWTEEISVFLLIVLTMAGGSVAFVRNHHIRIEILADSGSPRRQRIMALISNSCVLAFFLLLTVLSVKLVSDEYIYEETSPAIGVPTWWYSIWLPVMAAAISLRTIGTLRRIAKSGRAAGQDQQ; encoded by the coding sequence ATGTCCCGCCCCGAAGCCCCCGCCGAGCCTGTCGAACCGATCATTCCCACCGAATCAGATCCCGCAGTCAAAGTGCCGCTGGCCATCGAAGACTGGCTGGCCGTGATCCTGCTGGCGACCCTGGCCATCATTACCTTCCTGAATGTGCTGGTGCGCTACTTCACCGACCAGTCCTTTGCCTGGACGGAAGAAATCTCGGTGTTCCTGCTGATCGTGCTGACCATGGCCGGCGGCAGCGTGGCTTTCGTGCGCAACCACCACATCCGCATCGAGATCCTGGCGGACTCGGGTTCGCCGCGCCGCCAGCGCATCATGGCGCTGATCTCCAACAGCTGCGTGCTGGCCTTCTTCCTGCTGCTGACCGTGCTGTCGGTGAAGCTGGTTTCCGACGAGTACATCTACGAAGAGACCTCCCCCGCCATCGGCGTGCCGACCTGGTGGTATTCGATCTGGCTGCCCGTGATGGCCGCGGCGATCTCGCTGCGCACCATCGGCACGCTGCGCCGCATCGCCAAGAGCGGGCGCGCCGCCGGGCAGGATCAGCAATGA
- a CDS encoding 3',5'-nucleoside bisphosphate phosphatase, producing MNARTLNIDLHCHSTVSDGSLAPRDVAQRAHANGVDVWALTDHDEIGGVAEAARAARELDMDFATGVEISVTWAGVTVHIVGLRFDPENAALIEGLRKTRSGRAERAKRIGERLAEMGMPGAYEGALPFAGNPELISRTHFARYLVEAGYCPDVQTVFTKHLGDDRPGHVPMQWATLAEAVGWIRGAGGIAVIAHPGRYKYAPLQFAALFDEFLQLGGLGIEVNTGSHTPEEARYYADVARRYGFLASRGSDFHSPKESRVDLGRLPALPPDLKPVWHDWF from the coding sequence ATGAACGCGCGCACACTGAACATCGATCTGCATTGCCATTCCACCGTCTCGGACGGCTCGCTCGCGCCGCGCGACGTGGCGCAGCGCGCGCATGCCAACGGCGTGGACGTATGGGCCTTGACCGACCACGACGAAATCGGCGGCGTGGCCGAAGCGGCCCGCGCGGCGCGCGAGCTGGACATGGACTTCGCCACCGGCGTCGAGATCTCCGTGACCTGGGCGGGCGTGACCGTGCATATCGTGGGCCTGCGCTTCGACCCCGAGAACGCTGCCCTGATCGAAGGCCTGCGCAAGACCCGCTCCGGCCGCGCCGAACGCGCCAAGCGCATCGGCGAACGCCTGGCGGAAATGGGCATGCCCGGCGCCTATGAAGGCGCGCTGCCGTTCGCAGGCAACCCCGAACTCATCAGCCGCACGCACTTTGCGCGCTATCTGGTCGAAGCCGGTTATTGCCCCGACGTGCAGACCGTGTTCACCAAGCATTTGGGCGATGACCGCCCGGGCCACGTGCCCATGCAGTGGGCCACGCTGGCGGAAGCCGTGGGCTGGATCCGCGGCGCGGGCGGCATCGCCGTCATCGCGCATCCCGGCCGCTACAAGTACGCGCCGCTGCAGTTTGCCGCGCTGTTCGACGAATTCCTTCAGCTGGGCGGCCTGGGCATCGAGGTCAACACCGGCAGCCATACCCCGGAAGAGGCCCGCTATTATGCGGATGTGGCGCGCCGCTATGGATTCCTGGCGTCGCGCGGTTCGGACTTCCATAGTCCGAAGGAAAGCCGGGTGGACCTGGGCCGCTTGCCGGCCTTGCCGCCCGACCTTAAACCGGTCTGGCACGACTGGTTCTGA
- a CDS encoding TRAP transporter large permease produces the protein MIAAILFTVFIVLMLIGVPVGVALGLGGTVAIVLSNLDTPWYGLLTVPQNFYAGLAKYPLLAIPMFVLVGSIFDRSGVAKRLVDFAIAIVGRGPGMLPLVSIAVAMFLGGISGSGPACAAAVGAVMITAMSRAGYPGSFSAAVVAAGAATDILIPPSVAFIIYSVLVPGASVPALFAAGMIPGILAGFALIIPAVWLSRKYKMGALEAHLPRPPFWASLREASWGLAAPVLILGGMRMGWFTPTEAAVVAVFYGLFVGMFIHRTIKLRDLYTILREAAELSAVIMLVVTLAGIFAWALSTLSVIDPITHAIVNSGLGEWGVLALLILLLMTVGMFLDGISIFLIFVPLLMPIANAYGWDPVWFGVILTLKVALGQFTPPLAVNLMVSCRIARVPMESTVRWVVWLLGAMFLVLVAVLVFPQLALWLPKKLGY, from the coding sequence ATGATCGCCGCCATCCTCTTCACCGTCTTCATCGTCCTGATGCTGATCGGCGTGCCGGTCGGCGTGGCCCTGGGCCTGGGCGGAACCGTGGCCATCGTGCTGTCCAACCTGGACACGCCCTGGTATGGCCTGCTGACCGTGCCGCAGAACTTCTACGCCGGCCTGGCCAAGTATCCGCTGCTGGCCATCCCCATGTTCGTGCTGGTGGGCTCGATCTTCGACCGTTCCGGCGTGGCCAAGCGGCTGGTGGATTTCGCCATCGCCATCGTCGGCCGCGGCCCCGGCATGCTGCCGCTGGTATCGATCGCCGTGGCCATGTTCCTGGGCGGCATCTCCGGCTCCGGCCCGGCCTGCGCCGCCGCGGTGGGCGCGGTGATGATCACCGCCATGTCGCGCGCCGGTTATCCGGGCTCGTTCTCCGCTGCCGTGGTCGCGGCCGGCGCCGCCACGGACATCCTGATCCCGCCCTCGGTGGCCTTCATCATCTACTCGGTGCTGGTGCCTGGCGCATCGGTGCCGGCGCTGTTCGCCGCCGGCATGATCCCCGGCATTCTGGCCGGCTTCGCGCTCATCATTCCGGCGGTCTGGCTGTCGCGCAAGTACAAGATGGGCGCGCTGGAAGCCCACCTGCCCCGCCCGCCTTTCTGGGCCAGCCTGCGCGAAGCCTCATGGGGCCTGGCCGCGCCGGTGCTGATCCTGGGCGGCATGCGCATGGGCTGGTTCACGCCTACCGAAGCGGCCGTGGTCGCGGTGTTCTACGGCCTGTTCGTGGGCATGTTCATCCACCGCACCATCAAGCTGCGCGACCTGTACACCATCCTGCGCGAAGCCGCCGAGCTGTCCGCCGTCATCATGCTGGTGGTCACGCTGGCCGGCATCTTCGCCTGGGCGCTTTCCACCCTGAGCGTGATCGATCCCATCACCCACGCCATCGTCAACTCCGGATTGGGCGAATGGGGGGTGCTGGCGCTGCTGATCCTGCTGCTGATGACGGTAGGCATGTTCCTGGACGGCATCTCCATCTTCCTGATCTTCGTGCCGCTGCTCATGCCCATCGCCAACGCCTATGGCTGGGATCCGGTGTGGTTCGGCGTGATCCTGACCTTGAAGGTCGCCCTGGGCCAGTTCACCCCGCCGCTGGCCGTGAACCTGATGGTGTCGTGCCGCATCGCGCGCGTGCCGATGGAGTCGACGGTGCGCTGGGTGGTGTGGCTGCTGGGCGCGATGTTCCTGGTGCTGGTGGCGGTGCTGGTGTTCCCGCAGCTGGCGCTGTGGCTGCCCAAGAAGCTGGGTTATTGA
- a CDS encoding alpha/beta fold hydrolase: protein MVDASLEPRLDFVTCASPAGLHRMAYWEWGDPANDQVLVCVHGLTRSGRDFDTLARRLAGRYRVVCPDVVGRGRSDWLANPAFYTVPQYVSDMVTLLARLKPARLAWVGTSMGGLIGLALSGAAVFARAMLAMRPHAGMLPPEQGFHLDKLVLNDVGPRLETGALARIGQYVGEPGEFASFEEAVATMRANSTTFGPHTDAQWADLARYLYPRQGDKWVKHYDLALSQALAAQTPEELAAGEQILWRSYDSLPCPVLIVRGAESDLLTRATVEEMLKRNPRAQAHEVAGVGHAPTLISDEQVDPVASFLLS, encoded by the coding sequence ATGGTGGACGCCAGCCTGGAACCCCGTTTGGATTTCGTCACATGCGCCAGCCCGGCGGGACTGCACCGCATGGCCTACTGGGAATGGGGCGACCCGGCCAACGACCAGGTGCTGGTCTGCGTGCACGGACTGACCCGCAGCGGGCGGGACTTCGATACGCTGGCGCGGAGGCTGGCGGGGCGTTATCGCGTGGTCTGCCCGGACGTGGTGGGACGTGGCCGCTCCGACTGGCTGGCCAATCCCGCGTTTTACACGGTGCCGCAGTACGTCTCGGACATGGTGACCCTGCTTGCGCGCCTGAAGCCGGCGCGGCTGGCCTGGGTGGGGACGTCGATGGGCGGCCTGATCGGCCTGGCGCTGTCGGGCGCGGCCGTGTTCGCGCGCGCCATGCTGGCCATGCGTCCGCACGCGGGCATGCTGCCGCCCGAGCAAGGCTTCCATCTCGACAAGCTGGTGCTCAATGACGTCGGGCCGCGCCTGGAGACGGGCGCCCTGGCGCGCATCGGCCAGTACGTGGGCGAACCCGGCGAGTTCGCAAGCTTCGAAGAGGCCGTGGCCACCATGCGCGCCAACTCCACCACGTTCGGCCCGCATACCGACGCGCAGTGGGCGGACTTGGCGCGCTATCTGTATCCCCGGCAGGGCGATAAGTGGGTCAAGCATTACGACCTGGCGCTGTCGCAGGCCCTGGCCGCGCAGACCCCCGAGGAACTGGCGGCCGGCGAACAGATCCTGTGGCGTTCGTATGATTCCCTGCCGTGCCCCGTGCTGATCGTGCGCGGCGCGGAATCCGACTTGCTGACGCGCGCCACCGTCGAGGAAATGCTCAAGCGCAATCCGCGCGCACAGGCCCATGAAGTGGCCGGCGTGGGCCATGCGCCCACCTTGATCTCGGACGAGCAGGTGGATCCGGTCGCGTCCTTTCTGCTGTCCTGA
- the greB gene encoding transcription elongation factor GreB, translated as MNKAFVKESDNEDDDDLPQAQALPAGTKNYMTPGGYERLRGELTHLMNVERPSVVQVVSWAASNGDRSENGDYLYGKKRLREIDRRMRFLTKRLDIAEVVDPAAQPNRDQVFFGATVLYSDKAGEEHNVTIVGVDEAEPLAGKISWISPVARALIKAKEGDTVVLRTPGGIEELDILEVSYPA; from the coding sequence ATGAACAAAGCCTTTGTCAAAGAGTCGGACAACGAGGACGACGACGATCTGCCGCAAGCCCAGGCCCTGCCTGCCGGCACCAAGAACTACATGACGCCCGGCGGCTATGAGCGCCTGCGCGGCGAACTCACGCACCTGATGAACGTGGAGCGTCCTTCGGTGGTGCAGGTGGTGTCGTGGGCCGCGTCCAACGGCGACCGTTCCGAGAACGGCGACTATCTGTACGGCAAGAAGCGCCTGCGCGAAATCGACCGCCGCATGCGCTTCTTGACCAAGCGGCTGGATATCGCCGAAGTGGTCGATCCGGCCGCGCAGCCCAACCGCGACCAGGTCTTCTTCGGCGCCACGGTGCTGTATTCCGACAAGGCCGGCGAGGAACACAACGTGACCATCGTCGGCGTCGACGAGGCCGAGCCGCTGGCGGGCAAGATCAGCTGGATTTCGCCGGTGGCGCGCGCGCTGATCAAGGCCAAGGAAGGCGACACCGTGGTGCTGCGCACGCCCGGCGGGATCGAAGAGCTGGACATCCTGGAAGTCAGCTATCCCGCATAA